From Senegalia massiliensis, a single genomic window includes:
- a CDS encoding 4Fe-4S dicluster domain-containing protein produces the protein MRKFENYVQEIKYEVLREVSKLTLSGELNDKINGIPNVIDPGPEPRTRCCIHKERAITVERVKLALGGNKENDNIIEVLDEACDECPIDRFVVTEACRGCLAHRCTGVCPKGAIHFINHRAYIDQNKCIECGKCKSACPYNAISDVMRPCRRACNANALSINSNKKAVIDNEKCIQCGACVYQCPFGAIMDKSYIVETLELLKQSRTDENLHVYAIIAPAISSQFTYVDISQVITGIKKIGFHDVVEVALGADIVSLHETDEYLKTIDNNGVMTSSCCPAFVSYIDINYPELKDKVSSTVSPMIAVSRLIKKIDDKAKIVFIGPCTAKKMEMKRADVVGSTDYVITFEELTAMLDAANIKLEECEKGLLNNASFYGRIFARTGGLAESIEHIIEEENLEVRFNPISCDGIEECDKALKLAKFKKTDKTFIEGMACKGGCIGGAASITHGPKDRREVDNYAKLALETKVKDSVRIFNKENIDLHRKTT, from the coding sequence ATGCGAAAGTTTGAAAACTATGTTCAAGAAATAAAATATGAAGTATTAAGAGAGGTATCAAAGCTTACTCTTTCTGGAGAGTTAAATGATAAAATAAATGGAATTCCTAATGTTATTGATCCTGGTCCTGAACCAAGAACAAGGTGTTGTATACACAAGGAAAGAGCAATAACAGTTGAGAGGGTAAAGTTAGCTCTAGGGGGAAATAAAGAAAATGATAATATAATAGAAGTATTAGATGAAGCTTGTGATGAATGTCCAATAGATAGATTTGTGGTGACTGAAGCATGTAGAGGTTGCCTAGCACATAGATGTACTGGTGTATGTCCAAAAGGTGCAATACATTTTATAAATCATAGAGCATATATAGACCAAAATAAATGTATAGAATGTGGGAAATGTAAATCTGCTTGTCCATATAATGCTATTTCTGATGTAATGAGGCCATGCAGAAGAGCTTGTAATGCAAATGCATTATCTATAAATTCAAATAAAAAAGCAGTTATAGATAATGAAAAGTGTATACAATGTGGAGCATGTGTATATCAATGTCCTTTTGGTGCTATAATGGATAAATCATATATTGTAGAAACATTAGAATTATTGAAACAGTCAAGAACAGATGAAAATTTACATGTATATGCAATAATAGCACCTGCCATATCTAGTCAATTCACCTATGTAGATATATCACAAGTTATTACAGGAATCAAAAAAATTGGATTTCATGATGTGGTAGAAGTAGCCTTAGGTGCTGATATTGTATCATTACATGAAACAGATGAATATTTAAAAACCATAGATAATAATGGAGTAATGACAAGCTCTTGTTGCCCAGCTTTTGTATCTTATATAGATATAAATTATCCTGAATTAAAAGATAAAGTATCGAGTACTGTATCTCCAATGATAGCTGTATCTAGACTAATAAAAAAAATAGATGATAAAGCAAAAATAGTATTCATTGGTCCATGTACTGCTAAAAAGATGGAGATGAAAAGAGCAGATGTAGTAGGAAGTACAGACTATGTAATAACTTTTGAAGAACTTACCGCAATGCTTGATGCAGCAAATATCAAATTGGAAGAATGTGAAAAAGGATTACTTAATAATGCATCTTTCTATGGAAGAATATTTGCTCGTACAGGTGGTTTAGCTGAATCTATAGAGCATATCATTGAAGAGGAAAATTTAGAAGTTAGATTTAATCCTATTAGCTGTGATGGCATAGAAGAATGTGATAAAGCTTTAAAATTAGCAAAATTTAAAAAAACGGATAAAACATTTATTGAAGGTATGGCTTGCAAAGGTGGATGTATAGGAGGAGCAGCATCTATCACACATGGTCCTAAAGATAGACGAGAAGTTGATAATTATGCTAAATTAGCACTTGAAACAAAAGTTAAAGATTCAGTTAGAATTTTTAATAAAGAAAATATAGATTTACACAGAAAAACAACATAG
- a CDS encoding SpoIIE family protein phosphatase, with amino-acid sequence MSYFIDVAYDNLNKKDEELCGDKVEIVKDEKNIIIVLSDGLGSGVKANILSTLTSKIAVTMLKEGSSLIETIKTISNTLPVCSVRKLAYSTFTIVKITEDGFVYIAEYDNPPYFFVKNKKIIHNSKRDIIIDNKVIKESKFKLEKDDLLTIVSDGVIHAGVGKTLNLGWQWENVADYIQSMSKIKKTAKSISKELICVCDNLYANRPGDDTTAIAIKVKEPEYISLFTGPPENKYDDSNTVIKFMQSKGKKIVCGGTASKIVAREIKSDLNVKLDTMSIDVPPIAEIKGIDLATEGVLTLSKTVEKIRNFIDPNTNVNQNRLFNNKDGASMLANNLINNCTHLNLWVGKAINPAHQNPNLPIDLSIKLKVVDELIMLMKKLGKKVIINHV; translated from the coding sequence ATGAGTTACTTCATTGATGTAGCATACGATAATTTAAATAAAAAAGATGAAGAATTATGTGGTGATAAAGTAGAGATAGTAAAAGACGAAAAAAATATAATAATAGTTTTATCAGATGGGTTAGGAAGTGGAGTAAAGGCAAATATACTATCAACATTAACAAGTAAAATAGCTGTGACTATGCTTAAAGAAGGATCAAGTCTTATAGAAACAATTAAAACAATAAGTAATACTTTACCAGTATGTAGTGTTAGAAAACTTGCATATTCTACTTTTACTATAGTTAAAATTACAGAGGATGGGTTTGTATATATTGCAGAGTATGATAATCCTCCGTATTTTTTTGTTAAAAATAAAAAAATTATCCATAATTCTAAAAGAGATATTATTATAGATAATAAAGTAATTAAAGAAAGTAAATTCAAATTAGAAAAAGATGATTTACTTACAATTGTATCAGATGGAGTGATACATGCTGGTGTAGGTAAAACTTTAAATTTAGGATGGCAATGGGAGAATGTAGCTGATTATATTCAAAGTATGTCTAAAATTAAAAAAACTGCTAAAAGCATAAGCAAAGAACTTATATGTGTATGTGATAATTTATATGCTAATCGTCCAGGAGATGACACTACTGCTATTGCTATAAAGGTTAAAGAACCAGAATATATTTCTTTATTTACAGGGCCTCCTGAAAATAAATATGATGATTCAAATACCGTTATAAAATTCATGCAATCAAAAGGTAAAAAAATTGTATGCGGAGGAACTGCATCTAAGATTGTTGCTAGAGAAATAAAATCTGACTTAAATGTTAAGCTTGATACTATGTCAATAGATGTACCTCCAATTGCAGAAATAAAAGGAATAGATTTAGCTACTGAAGGTGTTCTTACATTAAGTAAAACTGTAGAAAAAATAAGAAACTTCATAGATCCAAATACCAATGTAAATCAAAATAGGTTATTTAATAATAAAGATGGAGCTTCAATGTTAGCAAATAATTTAATAAATAATTGCACGCATTTAAACTTATGGGTAGGAAAAGCAATAAACCCTGCTCATCAAAATCCTAATTTACCAATTGATCTGAGTATAAAATTAAAAGTTGTAGATGAATTAATAATGTTAATGAAAAAATTAGGCAAAAAAGTTATTATAAATCATGTTTAA
- a CDS encoding [Fe-Fe] hydrogenase large subunit C-terminal domain-containing protein, producing MNFLNFSKANCKNCYKCLRYCPVKAIQIKNEQATIIEERCIGCGQCMRICPQDARKVKSDIKNVKRVLNANRKVVVSIAPSFSAAFNVDNPLKIIRGLELLGFNNIEETAIGAQVVTELYRDFIKENNLKNIITTSCPSSCYLIEKYFPNLIDYTIPVVSPMLAHGKLIKKKYGMDSFVVFIGPCTAKKIESDNFQHKGVIDAVLNFEEILEWFEEEKIYLNNLTPKEFDNTSDINSLKYPLKGGVIGNLLQDEFKEKYSLITVDGIEECMQVFESLQNNTLENVVVEAHVCTGSCIGGAAMPKEQNDFYKKKLRVSKYISDKNSSIEENTEINIKNDYEIKDFIKNMYDRSYFKGKVSEEKITKVLNEMGKYTKLDELNCGACGYDSCRKKAIAIIEGMAEKNMCLPYMRSKAESLKNIIFENSPNAIILMDSELNIIEFNPSAENFFGVESNEIKFKPISKLLDDEIFYRVKMDKKNIYRQKVYYDKYNKVVLQNILYLEKQNVVLSIMVDATNEESNKKELNRVKEQTIDAAQSVIEKQMRVAQEIASLLGETTAETKVILTKLKNISNGEMGEL from the coding sequence ATGAATTTTCTTAATTTCTCTAAAGCAAATTGTAAAAATTGTTATAAATGCTTGAGATATTGTCCAGTTAAAGCTATACAAATAAAAAATGAACAGGCTACAATTATAGAAGAAAGATGTATAGGTTGTGGCCAATGTATGAGAATATGTCCTCAAGATGCAAGGAAGGTAAAAAGTGATATTAAAAATGTTAAAAGAGTATTAAATGCTAATAGAAAAGTTGTAGTAAGTATTGCCCCATCTTTTAGTGCTGCTTTTAATGTAGATAATCCCTTGAAAATTATAAGAGGACTTGAATTATTAGGTTTTAATAACATTGAAGAAACAGCAATAGGAGCTCAAGTTGTGACTGAATTATATAGAGATTTTATAAAAGAGAATAATCTTAAAAATATAATAACAACTAGTTGCCCATCCTCATGTTATTTAATTGAAAAATACTTTCCAAATCTTATTGATTATACTATTCCTGTAGTATCTCCTATGCTTGCTCATGGTAAGTTAATAAAGAAAAAATATGGTATGGATTCTTTTGTAGTTTTTATTGGACCATGTACTGCCAAAAAAATAGAATCAGATAATTTCCAACATAAAGGTGTTATAGATGCCGTATTAAATTTTGAAGAAATATTAGAATGGTTTGAAGAGGAAAAAATATATTTAAATAATTTAACTCCAAAAGAATTTGATAACACTTCAGATATTAATAGTTTAAAATATCCATTAAAAGGTGGAGTAATAGGTAACTTATTACAAGATGAATTTAAAGAAAAATATAGTCTTATAACAGTTGATGGAATTGAAGAATGTATGCAAGTGTTTGAATCATTACAAAACAATACTTTAGAAAATGTAGTAGTTGAAGCACATGTTTGTACAGGGAGTTGTATAGGTGGGGCTGCTATGCCAAAGGAACAAAATGACTTTTATAAGAAAAAACTACGTGTATCAAAATATATTTCAGATAAAAATTCATCAATAGAAGAAAATACAGAAATAAATATAAAAAATGACTATGAAATAAAAGATTTTATTAAAAACATGTATGATAGATCATATTTTAAAGGAAAAGTATCAGAAGAGAAAATAACAAAAGTATTAAATGAAATGGGCAAATATACAAAATTAGATGAGTTGAATTGTGGTGCTTGTGGATATGACAGTTGCAGGAAAAAAGCTATTGCAATAATAGAAGGTATGGCAGAAAAAAATATGTGCCTTCCTTATATGAGAAGCAAAGCTGAGAGTTTAAAAAATATTATATTTGAAAATAGCCCTAATGCAATAATTTTAATGGATAGTGAACTAAATATAATTGAGTTCAATCCATCTGCTGAAAATTTTTTTGGTGTTGAAAGTAATGAAATAAAATTCAAGCCAATATCAAAATTATTAGATGATGAAATATTTTATAGGGTGAAAATGGATAAAAAAAATATATATAGACAAAAGGTATATTATGATAAATACAATAAAGTCGTGCTTCAAAATATACTTTATTTAGAAAAACAAAATGTTGTCTTGTCTATAATGGTAGATGCAACAAACGAAGAATCAAATAAAAAAGAATTAAACAGGGTAAAAGAGCAAACAATTGATGCAGCTCAATCTGTAATAGAAAAACAAATGAGAGTGGCCCAAGAAATAGCTAGTTTATTAGGAGAAACTACAGCTGAAACTAAAGTTATTCTCACTAAGTTAAAAAATATATCTAATGGAGAAATGGGGGAGCTTTAA
- a CDS encoding (2Fe-2S) ferredoxin domain-containing protein, with translation MKTIEVCIGSACHLKGAYNIVNGLQKLVDEKNLKDEIIVKAAFCLGECTKAVSTRIDNGPVISVDDKNIEEYFERNVLGRK, from the coding sequence ATGAAAACTATAGAGGTTTGTATTGGAAGTGCATGTCATCTAAAGGGAGCTTATAACATAGTTAATGGATTACAAAAATTAGTTGATGAAAAAAATTTAAAAGATGAAATTATTGTAAAAGCAGCTTTTTGTTTAGGTGAATGTACAAAAGCAGTTTCTACTAGGATAGATAATGGTCCAGTTATTTCAGTGGATGATAAAAATATAGAAGAATATTTTGAGAGAAATGTTTTAGGGAGGAAATAA
- a CDS encoding tetratricopeptide repeat protein, giving the protein MNNNKKTNSALSSNNYSNKRNLSVINQMGHKATLNDFDNITLYHNQKDFDTEKESIINWIKKGEDESYSILGETKNYPLDIIIFSSKKEFDNSIKQHLNLPIMGSGMYYEQAIYINLEDITPAVFIHEYIHFKTHSFCNQNDVDFLSLPTWFIEGISDYSVRTHGRHYNGASLDEIMDFKDMDKFSGKVDNKFYLQSYYAVEKIIEISGEKAIQDILIKTKELEFYDAFENVVGMSIEQFETELRKQIKDYENSKVNSNDLNDEISNLEKYVEKYPNDTKSIKKLAYLYYRNNDFKKAENHYKSYFDKVPNDEIAIHQLALVYEKQLKINEAITLRELQQSQDKSFVNLDILLIDYLFVNPQKAVETSELLLELSQKENYQVEYYKKKNKVINEYYKNIENEKILKAYYELLNSGIFIIKHDEELISSLIYKNIKGHKSSDELYNKIIEKIHEIQNKYKF; this is encoded by the coding sequence TTGAATAATAATAAAAAAACAAATTCAGCTTTATCATCTAATAACTATTCCAACAAAAGAAATCTTAGTGTAATTAATCAAATGGGGCATAAAGCTACACTAAATGATTTTGATAATATCACTTTATATCATAATCAAAAAGATTTTGATACAGAAAAAGAATCTATCATTAATTGGATAAAAAAAGGTGAAGATGAATCCTACAGTATATTAGGAGAAACTAAGAATTATCCACTAGATATTATAATATTTAGTTCTAAAAAAGAGTTTGATAATTCTATAAAACAACATTTAAATTTACCAATAATGGGTTCTGGCATGTATTATGAACAAGCAATATACATAAATTTAGAAGATATTACACCTGCAGTATTTATACATGAATATATTCACTTTAAAACACATTCATTTTGCAACCAAAATGATGTGGACTTTTTAAGTTTACCTACATGGTTTATAGAGGGGATATCAGACTATAGTGTTAGGACACACGGCAGACATTATAATGGTGCATCATTAGATGAAATAATGGATTTTAAAGATATGGATAAGTTTTCAGGTAAAGTTGATAATAAGTTTTATTTGCAGAGTTATTATGCTGTAGAAAAGATAATTGAAATATCAGGTGAAAAAGCTATACAAGATATTCTTATAAAAACAAAAGAGTTAGAATTTTATGATGCCTTTGAAAATGTTGTAGGCATGAGTATTGAACAATTTGAAACTGAACTTAGAAAACAAATAAAAGACTATGAAAATAGTAAAGTTAATAGTAATGATTTGAATGATGAAATTAGTAACCTTGAAAAGTATGTTGAAAAATATCCTAATGATACTAAATCAATTAAAAAGTTAGCATATTTATATTATAGAAATAATGATTTTAAAAAAGCTGAAAATCATTATAAATCTTATTTCGATAAAGTACCTAATGATGAAATAGCAATACATCAATTAGCTTTAGTTTATGAAAAACAATTAAAAATTAATGAAGCTATTACTTTGAGAGAATTACAACAATCCCAAGATAAAAGTTTTGTTAACTTAGATATACTTCTAATAGATTATTTATTTGTAAACCCCCAGAAAGCTGTTGAAACTAGTGAATTATTACTTGAACTTTCACAAAAAGAAAATTACCAGGTTGAATATTACAAGAAAAAAAACAAAGTAATAAATGAGTATTATAAGAATATTGAAAATGAAAAAATACTGAAAGCTTATTATGAATTATTAAATAGTGGAATATTTATAATCAAACACGATGAAGAGCTAATTTCATCATTAATATACAAAAATATAAAAGGACATAAAAGTTCAGATGAACTATATAATAAAATAATAGAAAAAATACATGAAATACAAAATAAATATAAATTTTAA
- a CDS encoding aromatic acid exporter family protein, with amino-acid sequence MKNLLYKAAKIAIGVILSIFIANIIGLKYAATAGVICMLSILDTRTQTYIVGIKRLMTSLIAIVLATILFRVGGHNLFVLGVFLMIFIPILTILKSTEGMAVSTVLVTHIYDINTLSWDIMTNEIGILLIGILVAWAMNIHMPNREKEIRNKQFEVESLIRTVLYNMKLELLNQCSIELQENSLESLDETLTEGMDYAINFNNDFILKDNSYFIKYFNMRRQQYQILLNMQNHIKEDFITVEKAKPLSDFTERLAKELDECNTGEDLLKQADKLKDYYKNSQLPRTRKEFENRAILYQYFNDLIYFIEVKLNFMREYGEIKYCDSGE; translated from the coding sequence ATGAAAAACTTATTATATAAAGCAGCAAAGATAGCCATAGGTGTTATATTATCTATTTTTATAGCAAATATTATTGGTTTAAAATATGCTGCAACAGCAGGAGTAATATGTATGCTTAGTATTTTGGATACAAGAACTCAGACCTATATTGTAGGGATTAAAAGACTTATGACATCATTAATAGCAATAGTCTTAGCTACTATTCTATTTAGAGTAGGTGGACATAATCTGTTTGTGTTAGGTGTGTTTTTAATGATATTTATACCTATACTAACTATTTTAAAAAGTACAGAGGGAATGGCAGTTAGTACAGTTTTGGTAACCCATATTTACGATATTAATACATTGAGTTGGGATATCATGACCAATGAAATCGGAATATTACTAATTGGAATTTTAGTAGCATGGGCTATGAACATTCATATGCCTAATAGGGAAAAGGAAATAAGAAACAAACAATTTGAAGTAGAAAGTCTAATAAGGACTGTACTATATAATATGAAATTAGAATTATTAAATCAATGTTCAATAGAATTACAAGAGAATAGTTTGGAAAGTCTAGATGAAACTTTAACAGAAGGTATGGATTATGCTATTAATTTTAATAATGACTTCATATTAAAAGATAATAGTTATTTTATAAAATACTTTAATATGAGAAGACAACAGTATCAGATCCTGTTAAATATGCAAAACCATATTAAGGAAGATTTTATAACTGTTGAAAAGGCAAAACCATTAAGTGATTTTACTGAAAGGCTAGCTAAAGAGTTAGATGAATGTAATACAGGGGAGGATCTCTTAAAACAAGCAGATAAACTAAAGGATTATTATAAGAATAGTCAACTGCCTAGAACGAGAAAAGAGTTTGAAAATAGAGCTATTTTATATCAATATTTTAATGACTTGATATATTTTATTGAAGTTAAATTGAATTTCATGAGAGAATATGGGGAAATAAAGTATTGTGATTCAGGAGAATAA
- a CDS encoding lipoprotein, which yields MKKILLIAIIVLILTGCSTENSQEGIIATFDGYTITEKDIEEEIISRKITDLMRKKLNDLNSIQEKDIRDFYLNSFNVEEKDLTEYQKQFIRYHERQFDYDITKNEAFNIVLRDKILYKTAITKGYEKTSEEEALNMIKKANETSEKFIGEDKDKLIPEFSAYEDEVVKDYGYESYDEYEKSRLDKLSELITINKMEKQFINEIRSNSNLTNEQKVIYPITSWENYTEHLIKDENIDIVNKNYSIEYYGNIWTGDF from the coding sequence ATGAAAAAAATTTTATTAATAGCTATAATTGTTTTAATATTAACTGGCTGTTCAACAGAGAACTCTCAAGAAGGCATAATAGCAACTTTTGATGGATACACCATTACAGAAAAAGATATTGAAGAAGAGATAATATCAAGAAAAATAACAGATTTGATGAGAAAAAAATTAAATGATTTGAATTCTATACAAGAAAAAGATATTAGAGACTTTTATTTAAACTCTTTTAATGTTGAAGAAAAAGATTTAACAGAATATCAGAAACAATTCATTAGATATCATGAAAGACAATTTGACTATGATATTACAAAAAATGAAGCTTTCAATATAGTATTAAGAGATAAAATATTATATAAGACAGCAATTACAAAGGGATATGAAAAAACTTCAGAAGAAGAAGCATTAAACATGATAAAAAAAGCAAACGAAACCAGTGAAAAGTTTATAGGAGAAGATAAGGATAAACTCATACCGGAATTTTCAGCCTATGAAGATGAAGTAGTAAAGGATTATGGATATGAGTCCTATGATGAATATGAAAAAAGCAGATTAGATAAATTATCAGAACTAATTACTATAAATAAAATGGAAAAACAATTTATAAATGAAATAAGGTCAAATTCAAACCTTACAAATGAACAAAAAGTGATATATCCTATAACTAGTTGGGAGAACTATACTGAACATTTAATAAAAGATGAAAACATAGATATAGTAAATAAAAACTATAGCATAGAATATTATGGCAATATATGGACAGGAGATTTTTAA
- a CDS encoding helix-turn-helix transcriptional regulator produces the protein MKNNIKKLRKELKFRQEDVAKSVGVTRQTINAIENNKYDPSLELAIKLARLLNTTVEELFIFEK, from the coding sequence ATGAAGAATAATATAAAAAAACTAAGAAAAGAACTTAAATTTAGACAAGAAGATGTAGCAAAATCCGTAGGTGTAACAAGACAAACAATTAATGCTATTGAAAATAATAAATATGACCCATCATTAGAATTAGCAATAAAACTTGCTAGATTGCTTAATACTACAGTAGAAGAATTATTTATATTTGAAAAATAA
- the smpB gene encoding SsrA-binding protein SmpB — MAKESIKIVSKNRKARHEYFIEEVYEAGIALSGTEVKSIRKGKVNIKESYASIDNGEAYINGMHISPYEQGNIYNKDPLRKRKLLLHKGEIRKLIGYTSQQGYSLIPLSVYFKNGLVKLEIAIAKGKKLYDKRHDIAKKDAKRRMEKYMSPKNY, encoded by the coding sequence ATGGCAAAAGAAAGCATTAAAATTGTATCAAAAAATAGAAAAGCAAGACATGAATATTTTATTGAAGAAGTGTATGAAGCAGGTATTGCTTTATCTGGTACAGAAGTAAAATCAATACGTAAAGGTAAAGTAAACATAAAAGAAAGCTATGCTTCTATTGATAATGGAGAAGCTTATATTAACGGTATGCATATAAGCCCATATGAACAAGGAAATATTTATAATAAAGATCCATTAAGAAAAAGAAAACTTCTTTTGCATAAAGGAGAAATTCGCAAACTTATTGGATATACTTCTCAACAAGGCTATTCACTTATACCTTTAAGTGTTTACTTTAAAAATGGTTTAGTGAAACTTGAAATAGCAATAGCTAAAGGTAAAAAGTTATATGATAAAAGACATGATATAGCTAAAAAAGATGCTAAGAGAAGAATGGAAAAATATATGAGTCCAAAGAATTATTAA
- a CDS encoding UvrB/UvrC motif-containing protein: MSINLKKLPELPGVYIFKDKYKNIIYIGKSKCLKKRIKQYFYKSKNDSRKIENLKFNIYDLDYIVTDTELEALILESKMIKKHKPKYNSLLKDFKSYPYIKITNEEFPIIKTCYKIKDDNALYFGPYNRKNLVYGVVEYINELFPIRKCGNNKKKKPCLYYHLGKCLCPYSRESDIKVEYEHMINKIINILNGDGKYLLKDLEEKMNYYSKNLNFEKAANYRDKLSKFRTLIYNQKIISKALSQREIIIVERDIKTNKKIYFIRGGRILHTFSISSINENVYGDIREFLYPLINKQKSYQEILLQEQIDEAQIIETWVNNNDVKYVDVEESMDINTLTNKIYTVLSILDKDKNVV; the protein is encoded by the coding sequence ATGAGTATAAATTTAAAAAAGCTTCCAGAACTACCTGGGGTTTATATTTTTAAAGATAAATATAAAAATATAATATATATAGGAAAATCAAAATGTCTTAAAAAAAGAATAAAACAGTATTTTTATAAATCTAAAAATGATTCTAGGAAAATTGAGAATTTAAAATTCAATATATATGATTTAGATTATATTGTAACTGATACAGAGCTTGAAGCATTGATACTTGAAAGTAAAATGATAAAAAAACATAAGCCTAAATATAATAGTTTACTTAAAGATTTTAAATCTTATCCCTATATAAAAATAACTAATGAAGAGTTTCCAATTATTAAAACATGCTATAAAATAAAAGATGATAATGCATTATATTTTGGACCATATAATAGAAAAAACTTAGTATATGGAGTAGTAGAATATATAAATGAATTGTTTCCTATTAGGAAATGTGGAAACAATAAAAAAAAGAAACCTTGCCTATATTATCATTTGGGCAAATGTCTATGTCCTTACAGTAGAGAAAGTGATATAAAAGTTGAGTATGAACATATGATAAATAAAATAATAAATATTTTAAATGGAGATGGAAAATATTTATTAAAAGACTTAGAAGAAAAAATGAACTACTATTCTAAGAATCTAAATTTTGAGAAAGCAGCTAATTATAGAGACAAATTATCTAAGTTTAGAACTTTAATATACAACCAAAAAATAATTTCAAAAGCTTTATCTCAAAGAGAAATAATTATAGTAGAAAGAGATATAAAAACTAATAAGAAAATATATTTTATAAGAGGTGGAAGAATACTCCATACATTTAGCATATCAAGTATAAATGAAAATGTGTATGGAGATATAAGAGAGTTTTTATATCCTTTAATCAATAAACAAAAATCATATCAAGAAATATTACTTCAAGAACAAATAGATGAAGCACAGATAATTGAAACTTGGGTAAATAATAATGATGTAAAGTATGTAGATGTTGAAGAAAGTATGGATATAAATACATTAACAAATAAAATTTATACTGTACTTTCCATTCTAGATAAAGATAAGAATGTTGTGTAG